Proteins from one Fragaria vesca subsp. vesca linkage group LG6, FraVesHawaii_1.0, whole genome shotgun sequence genomic window:
- the LOC101298915 gene encoding mitogen-activated protein kinase kinase 4-like: MRPNNHMNQMMPPPPGGMNQMMPPPSGGVSQARKDNKVRRRPDLSLPMPRRDTSLAVPLPLPPGPSSAPSGSGAVMINFNDLDRANRIGSGAGGTVYKVIHKPTGRVYALKVIYGTHDESARHQICREIEILRDVDNPNVVKCHDMFDHNGEIQVLLEFMDGGSLEGKHISNEKALSELTRQILTGLAYLHRRHIVHRDIKPSNLLINARNQVKIADFGVSRVLAQTMDPCNSSVGTIAYMSPERINTDLNQGKYDGYAGDIWSLGVSILEFYMGRFPFNVQRAQGDWASLMWAICMSQPPEAPPTASREFRNFIACCLQREPNRRMTAAQLLQHPFISGNGGGPPPVHQNLHTLLPPPPRPLPS; this comes from the coding sequence ATGAGGCCGAATAATCATATGAATCAGATGATGCCGCCGCCGCCCGGAGGTATGAATCAGATGATGCCGCCGCCATCGGGAGGTGTGTCGCAGGCCAGGAAGGACAACAAGGTCCGGCGTCGTCCAGACCTGAGTCTACCGATGCCGAGGCGCGACACGTCTCTGGCGGTGCCGTTGCCTCTGCCGCCGGGGCCGAGCTCGGCTCCGTCCGGCTCCGGGGCCGTGATGATCAACTTCAACGACCTGGATCGGGCCAACCGGATTGGGAGCGGCGCCGGCGGCACGGTCTACAAGGTGATTCACAAGCCGACGGGGCGGGTCTACGCGCTGAAAGTGATCTACGGCACGCACGACGAGTCGGCGCGGCACCAGATCTGCCGCGAGATCGAAATCCTCCGCGACGTGGATAACCCTAACGTCGTCAAGTGCCACGATATGTTTGATCACAACGGCGAGATCCAGGTGCTTCTGGAGTTCATGGACGGCGGATCGTTAGAAGGGAAGCACATCTCCAACGAGAAAGCTCTCTCCGAGTTGACACGTCAGATCCTCACCGGCTTGGCCTACCTCCACAGACGGCACATCGTCCACCGCGATATCAAGCCTTCGAATCTCTTGATCAACGCAAGGAACCAGGTCAAGATCGCCGATTTTGGAGTCAGCAGAGTTCTGGCGCAGACTATGGACCCGTGTAACTCCTCTGTAGGGACTATAGCCTATATGAGCCCGGAGAGGATCAACACCGATCTCAATCAGGGCAAGTACGACGGCTACGCCGGCGACATTTGGAGCCTTGGGGTCAGCATCTTGGAGTTTTACATGGGGCGGTTTCCGTTCAACGTGCAGCGGGCTCAGGGAGATTGGGCAAGCTTAATGTGGGCTATTTGTATGTCTCAGCCGCCTGAGGCACCGCCGACGGCGTCAAGAGAGTTCCGGAATTTCATTGCTTGCTGTTTGCAGAGAGAGCCGAACAGGAGAATGACTGCGGCGCAGTTGTTGCAGCATCCGTTTATCTCAGGGAATGGTGGCGGTCCGCCGCCGGTTCATCAGAATCTGCACACTCTTCTACCACCGCCGCCGCGCCCGCTTCCGTCTTAG
- the LOC101310632 gene encoding mitogen-activated protein kinase kinase 4-like produces the protein MSMRSTSELPSSSKPTRWTRLRNKLRNMLSMHHRSVPQPPPPVPTSAPPEELLINYLEPERAINWNRSRSARIRGSKLTRSCRSSSARNSIHPVKHGKSFSMDQFPIPQHLPSVPSFALPVPESFMINFSELELEKKPIKREAGGTVYKAIHKPTGRLFTVKVIYGDVEDSVWRQISDEVQVLGQVANPNLVKCHDMFDYKGEIFVLLEFMNGGSLKGKHIHNEKALSNLARQILTGLAYLHRRRVAHRDIKPANLLINTRNEVKIADFVGRVLAQTMDPCNSCVGNIAYMCPERINTDLNQGQFNAYAGDIWSFGVSILEVYVGRYPFPVDRYQEGSWSSLVWAISMCQPPEAPPTASTELRDFIACCLQREPQKRKSAAQLLQHPFISGNGG, from the coding sequence ATGTCGATGAGAAGCACTTCCGAGTTACCTTCAAGTTCTAAACCTACTCGCTGGACCAGGCTTCGTAACAAGCTTCGAAACATGCTGTCGATGCACCACCGTTCCGTACCCCAGCCTCCCCCTCCGGTTCCCACCTCGGCTCCGCCGGAGGAACTTCTGATCAACTACTTGGAGCCAGAGCGGGCGATCAACTGGAACAGAAGCCGATCGGCTAGGATTCGTGGAAGTAAGCTGACGAGGTCTTGCCGGTCATCTTCAGCCCGTAATAGTATACACCCAGTAAAACATGGTAAAAGTTTCTCCATGGATCAGTTTCCCATACCCCAGCATCTTCCTTCAGTTCCCAGCTTTGCTCTGCCGGTACCGGAGTCATTTATGATCAACTTCTCGGAATTAGAACTCGAGAAAAAGCCGATTAAAAGAGAAGCCGGAGGCACGGTATATAAAGCCATTCACAAGCCGACCGGCCGGCTCTTCACCGTGAAGGTGATCTACGGCGACGTAGAGGACTCGGTGTGGCGTCAGATCTCCGACGAGGTCCAAGTTCTCGGCCAAGTTGCTAACCCTAACTTGGTCAAGTGCCACGACATGTTTGACTACAAAGGTGAGATATTTGTGCTTCTAGAATTCATGAACGGAGGTTCGTTAAAGGGGAAGCACATCCACAATGAGAAAGCTCTCTCTAATTTGGCTAGGCAGATCCTCACCGGCTTGGCCTATCTCCACAGGCGGCGCGTCGCCCACCGCGATATCAAGCCGGCTAATCTCTTGATCAACACCCGAAATGAAGTGAAAATTGCTGATTTCGTGGGAAGAGTGTTGGCGCAGACTATGGACCCTTGTAACTCGTGTGTGGGGAACATAGCCTACATGTGCCCGGAGAGAATCAACACCGATCTCAATCAGGGCCAGTTTAACGCCTACGCCGGCGATATTTGGAGCTTTGGGGTCAGCATCTTGGAAGTTTACGTAGGTCGGTACCCCTTCCCTGTGGATCGCTACCAGGAAGGATCCTGGTCCAGCTTAGTTTGGGCAATAAGTATGTGTCAGCCTCCTGAAGCTCCTCCTACTGCGTCCACAGAGTTGAGGGATTTTATTGCTTGCTGTTTGCAGAGAGAGCCCCAGAAGAGAAAGTCGGCCGCACAGTTGTTGCAGCACCCATTTATCTCCGGCAATGGAGGTTGA
- the LOC101299212 gene encoding vacuolar cation/proton exchanger 2-like, which yields MGAIDEKVDLESDEEIPFSSSSATNKVDSLNFEMVHLPSRPVMANSWIARHIGIRAVRSIYIVLLKAKINILLPFGPLAILLHYFTGKHGWVFFFSLLGIIPLAERLGYATEQLAFYTGPTVGGLLNATFGNATEMIISIYALKNGMIRVVQQSLLGSILSNMLLVLGCAFFCGGIIHYNKVQEFNKSAAVVNSGLLLMAVMGILFPAVLHFTHTEVHFGKSELALSRFSSCIMLVAYASYLFFQLRSHRSLYNPIDEEGDNNEDCDEDEVPEITHWEAIGWLSVLTVWVSILSGYLVDAIQGASDSFNIPVAFISVILLPIVGNAAEHASAIMFAMKDKLDITLGVAIGSSTQISMFVIPFCVVVGWIMGEPMDLNFQLFETATLFITVLVVAFMLQEGTSNYFKGLMLILCYLIVAASFFVHVDPSNDD from the exons ATGGGAGCCATAGACGAAAAGGTAGACCTTGAATCAGATGAGGAGATCCCATTTAGCTCATCATCAGCTACAAATAAAGTAGATTCCTTGAATTTTGAGATGGTTCATTTGCCTTCACGGCCAGTTATGGCAAACTCATGGATTGCAAGACATATAGGGATAAGAGCCGTGAGGAGTATTTATATTGTCTTATTAAAAGCAAAGATCAACATCTTGCTACCGTTTGGTCCGCTGGCGATTCTGCTACATTACTTTACTGGAAAGCAT GGATGGGTCTTTTTCTTCAGCTTATTGGGCATCATACCTTTGGCAGAGCGTCTAGGATATGCGACTGA GCAACTCGCTTTCTACACAGGGCCAACAG TTGGGGGACTTTTAAATGCCACATTCGGAAACGCAACAGAAATGATTATATCGATTTATGCATTGAAGAATGGAATGATCAGGGTTGTTCAACAATCGTTGTTGGGGTCAATCTTGTCAAACATGCTCTTAGTTCTGGGTTGTGCCTTCTTCTGTGGTGGGATCATTCATTACAATAAAGTCCAGGAGTTCAACAAG TCGGCTGCCGTTGTGAATTCTGGATTGTTGTTGATGGCTGTGATGGGGATACTTTTTCCAGCTGTCCTTCATTTTACACACACAGAGGTGCATTTTGGGAAGTCAGAGCTGGCTCTTTCAAGATTTAGTAGCTGCATAATGCTAGTGGCATATGCAAGCTACCTTTTCTTCCAACTTAGAAGTCATCGTAGTCTTTATAACCCTATTGATGAG GAAGGAGACAACAATGAAGATTGTGATGAGGATGAGGTTCCTGAGATAACACACTGGGAAGCAATTGGGTGGCTTTCTGTTTTAACTGTGTGGGTGTCCATTTTGTCTGGATACCTTGTTGATGCCATCCAG GGAGCATCAGACTCTTTCAACATTCCTGTGGCATTCATCAGTGTCATTTTGCTCCCTATTGTAGGGAACGCTGCGGAGCATGCAAGTGCAATCATGTTTGCCATGAAAGATAAGCTT GACATTACACTTGGAGTTGCGATTGGATCATCGACACAAATATCCATGTTTGTG ATTCCCTTCTGTGTGGTGGTTGGGTGGATCATGGGAGAGCCAATGGACTTGAATTTTCAACTCTTTGAGACTGCTACACTCTTTATCACCGTGCTTGTAGTGGCATTTATGTTGCAG GAAGGGACGTCGAACTACTTCAAAGGATTGATGCTCATCCTGTGTTATCTCATAGTTGCAGCCAGTTTTTTTGTACATGTAGATCCTTCAAATG ATGACTAA
- the LOC101299501 gene encoding vacuolar cation/proton exchanger 2-like: protein MGGSIDEKTILEAHEELTCSSAATDDVEALHLQSLPDVAYSWISKNIWRRRTPRRFYIVLFNAKITMLLPFGPLAIWLHIFTQNQGWVLVFSLLGMAPLTERLGYVTRQLSLHTKPTVGRHINVTFVTVSDIITSLFALSKGMTRVVQISLLGSILLNMLLVIGWAFFTGGIIHGKKVQVFNKQHAQVNVRLLLMALMGIMLPTVLHFTHSEVHFGKSELSRSRFSSCVMLVAYASFLFFKFISHRHLYRLTDEDEEGVQDKDSSPEITVNVALGWFCFFVLWVSILSSYLLDAIEGASASLNIPVAFISAILLPVVGNIWSIMFSMSEKLDLTLGVAIGLSTQTAMFTIPFCVVVGWIIGKPMDLNFELFETAILAMAVLVVVFILQAMFSC from the exons ATGGGGGGGTCTATAGACGAGAAGACAATCCTTGAAGCTCATGAGGAGCTTACATGCTCGTCAGCAGCCACGGATGACGTAGAGGCCCTTCATTTGCAATCCCTACCTGATGTAGCATACTCATGGATTTCGAAGAATATATGGAGGAGAAGAACTCCAAGGAGATTTTATATTGTCCTTTTTAATGCAAAGATCACCATGTTGCTACCCTTTGGTCCCTTGGCAATCTGGCTACATATCTTCACTCAAAACCAG GGATGGGTTCTCGTCTTCAGCTTATTGGGCATGGCACCATTGACAGAGCGTTTAGGATATGTGACTAG GCAACTCTCCTTGCACACAAAACCAACAG TTGGGAGACATATAAATGTCACATTTGTAACTGTATCTGATATCATTACATCACTCTTTGCATTAAGCAAAGGCATGACTAGAGTTGTTCAGATATCTTTATTGGGGTCGATTTTATTGAATATGCTCTTGGTGATTGGATGGGCCTTCTTCACTGGTGGGATCATCCATGGCAAGAAAGTTCAAGTTTTCAACAAG CAACATGCCCAAGTGAATGTTAGATTGCTGCTAATGGCTCTAATGGGGATTATGCTTCCAACTGTACTTCATTTTACACACTCAGAAGTACATTTTGGGAAGTCAGAGTTATCCCGTTCAAGATTTAGTAGCTGCGTAATGCTAGTGGCATATGCAAGCTTCCTCTTCTTTAAATTCATAAGTCATCGTCATCTTTATAGACTCACTGATGAGGATGAG GAAGGAGTCCAGGATAAAGATTCTTCTCCTGAGATAACTGTTAATGTAGCACTTGGCTGGTTTTGCTTCTTCGTTCTGTGGGTGTCCATTTTGTCTTCATACCTTCTCGATGCAATAGAG GGAGCATCTGCCTCGCTCAATATCCCTGTGGCATTTATCAGTGCCATCCTGCTCCCAGTTGTAGGAAATATATGGTCTATTATGTTTTCCATGAGCGAAAAACTT GACCTCACACTTGGAGTTGCTATTGGATTATCCACACAGACAGCTATGTTTACA ATCCCCTTCTGTGTAGTTGTTGGGTGGATAATAGGAAAGCCTATGGACTTGAATTTTGAACTCTTTGAGACTGCTATATTGGCTATGGCTGTGCTGGTAGTGGTGTTTATATTGCAG GCAATGTTCTCTTGCTAG